From Schaalia sp. ZJ405, one genomic window encodes:
- the glgX gene encoding glycogen debranching protein GlgX, giving the protein MHIRPGNPYPLGATFDGSGTNFAVFSSGASGVDLCLIDEDGQETRVPLTEVDAWVWHAYLPDVVPGQRYGYRVNGPWDPENGQRYDYSKLLLDPYAKAIDGHIANSPSIFSYQFDDPSQRNTDDSADSTMHSIVINPYFDWTGDHQPRHDYSETIIYEAHVKGMTQLHPEIPEDLRGTYAGLAHPAMIAHFKDLGVTAIELMPIHQFVNDPGLQDKGLSNYWGYNTIGFFAPHNAYSSKTTKGDQVNEFKAMVKAFHAANIEVILDVVYNHTAEGNHLGPTLSFKGLDNSAYYRLVDGDRQHYFDTTGTGNSLLMSSPQVLQLIMDSLRYWVTEMHVDGFRFDLASTLARQFAEVDRLSAFFHLIHQDPIVSQVKLIAEPWDVGQNGYQVGGFPPLWTEWNGEYRDTVRDFWRGEFSSLPGFASRLVGSADLYEATGRRPVASINFVTAHDGFTLRDLVSYNNKHNEANGEGGADGANDNRSWNCGVEGPTDDAEVVALRRRQIRNFLTTVIFSQGVPMICHGDEMGRTQQGNNNTYCQDNELSWVHWDLDDDQQALLHFSQRLFHLRLDHPVLRRRRFLKGPAERGGESELGEVEWFTPTGTHMTEDQWNQPWARATMVFYNGEAIVEPDQLGNTIYDDDFLLLLNASPDRIEFTIPTPQYGRKWLTEINTADDDDRREYHSGDIVEVGARTAIILMNPRGE; this is encoded by the coding sequence ATGCACATACGACCTGGTAACCCCTACCCGCTCGGCGCAACCTTTGACGGGTCGGGAACAAACTTTGCGGTTTTCTCCTCGGGTGCCTCCGGCGTCGACCTTTGCCTCATTGACGAGGACGGACAGGAAACTCGCGTCCCACTGACCGAGGTTGATGCGTGGGTCTGGCATGCATATCTTCCCGACGTTGTTCCCGGCCAACGTTACGGCTACCGCGTCAACGGACCGTGGGATCCAGAAAACGGACAGCGCTACGACTACTCGAAACTCCTCCTCGACCCGTATGCGAAGGCAATTGACGGCCACATCGCGAACTCACCGTCGATTTTCTCCTACCAGTTCGACGACCCCAGTCAACGCAACACGGATGACTCCGCGGATTCGACGATGCACTCAATCGTCATCAACCCCTATTTTGACTGGACGGGTGATCATCAACCCCGTCACGACTACTCCGAGACAATCATCTACGAAGCCCACGTCAAAGGGATGACACAGCTCCACCCGGAGATCCCCGAGGATCTGAGAGGAACCTACGCAGGCCTTGCACACCCGGCGATGATCGCGCATTTCAAGGATCTTGGGGTGACGGCGATCGAACTCATGCCCATTCATCAATTTGTCAACGATCCTGGTCTCCAGGACAAGGGCCTGTCGAATTACTGGGGATACAACACCATTGGATTCTTCGCTCCCCACAACGCCTATTCGTCGAAAACAACGAAAGGCGACCAGGTTAACGAATTCAAGGCAATGGTCAAGGCCTTCCATGCGGCAAACATCGAGGTCATCCTCGATGTTGTGTACAACCACACGGCCGAAGGCAACCATCTGGGGCCAACCCTGTCCTTCAAGGGCTTGGACAACTCCGCCTACTACCGGCTCGTTGACGGGGACCGTCAGCACTACTTCGACACCACGGGGACAGGTAATTCGCTCCTCATGTCCTCTCCCCAAGTCCTCCAACTCATCATGGATTCGCTCCGCTACTGGGTGACGGAGATGCACGTTGACGGGTTCCGTTTTGATCTTGCCTCAACTCTCGCCCGACAATTCGCCGAGGTCGACCGACTTTCTGCTTTCTTCCACCTGATCCATCAAGATCCGATCGTTTCCCAGGTCAAGCTCATTGCCGAGCCGTGGGATGTTGGTCAGAACGGATATCAGGTTGGCGGCTTCCCTCCCCTATGGACCGAATGGAACGGTGAATACCGCGATACTGTCCGTGACTTTTGGCGAGGCGAATTCTCTTCACTGCCGGGATTCGCGTCACGTCTCGTTGGATCAGCCGACCTGTACGAAGCTACCGGGCGACGCCCCGTGGCCTCAATCAACTTCGTGACGGCACACGACGGCTTCACCCTGCGCGACCTCGTGAGCTACAACAACAAACACAACGAAGCTAACGGTGAAGGTGGAGCTGATGGCGCCAACGACAACCGTTCGTGGAACTGCGGGGTCGAAGGCCCAACCGATGACGCGGAAGTTGTCGCTCTCAGGCGCCGACAAATCCGCAACTTCCTGACAACCGTTATTTTCTCTCAGGGCGTGCCCATGATCTGTCACGGCGACGAAATGGGACGCACCCAGCAGGGAAATAACAATACCTACTGTCAGGACAACGAACTCTCATGGGTTCATTGGGATCTTGACGACGACCAGCAAGCGCTCTTGCATTTTTCTCAGCGCCTATTCCACCTCCGGCTTGATCATCCGGTTCTTCGGCGCCGGCGTTTCCTCAAAGGGCCTGCCGAGCGCGGAGGAGAATCCGAGCTTGGCGAGGTCGAGTGGTTCACCCCCACGGGAACCCACATGACCGAAGATCAGTGGAACCAGCCCTGGGCTCGCGCAACGATGGTGTTCTACAACGGTGAAGCCATCGTCGAACCGGACCAGCTGGGCAACACAATCTACGACGACGACTTCCTTCTCTTGCTCAACGCCTCACCCGACCGCATCGAGTTCACCATTCCAACCCCGCAATACGGCCGCAAATGGCTCACCGAGATCAACACGGCAGATGACGATGATCGACGCGAGTACCACAGCGGCGACATTGTCGAGGTCGGGGCGCGCACGGCAATTATCCTGATGAACCCGCGGGGCGAGTAA
- the treY gene encoding malto-oligosyltrehalose synthase — MLGTDHPHLPRGGQRLPITTYRLQLTPDFGFAQAQAVLPYISKLGVTDVYVSPILTPVPGSQHGYDVVDHSRINPELGGREAFEEFSREAHRLGLFVVVDIVPNHMAVPTPVWLNRPLWSVLKHGKQSSFARWFDVATDEKILMPILGSRIGQVLSSGELQLEHMVIPTEPQHGKQWVLRYYDHVFPVAEGTESLPLAVLVDRQPYRLAHWKVGNEELNYRRFFDVGTLAGIRVERPEVFEATHALLLELFNAGFINAFRVDHPDGLADPQGYLAHLSERTGGAWIAAEKILEGSEQLPADWPVAGTTGYDMSWRIHALQIPPRAAMPLGALMQQITGDSPSSWHEIERSCKLQILETSLAAEVRRVGTLIRDICREDIRLRDHTLRGIVECLGALVIEMPQYRTYIVPGHPVPKLSRECLDQTRQRAMETLDPDLEDTMDVICSLILGEEVGSAPLSDTDSRYAEVAVRFQQLCGAVMAKGVEDTAFYRWTHLVSQTEVGGDPSRFALEPDDFHAYAHQIQETWPATMSAGTTHDSKKGEDVRARLAALAWHAETWVAVVSRLRSMTQTSRPPTLDGRMENLLWQILAGTRSKSDPMTPERLRAYLTKAAREEKTWTTWTSPDEVRERELLDFASAVLADPAVNDVFDEWDGIIASSVRCTVLTSKALGLTVPGVADIYQGSEVTRSSLVDPDNRRPVDFAELERMLRDVRSGTAQGLDAEKFLVTQRIAQLRAAESQAFVSAESTYEALPSTSSFAVAFARGDSRGPRVVTVAQRLPTAGSSLDGWGDHSVVLPEGQWLDVLSGRSWPGGSAPLGQLLASFPVAVLRHVDAASMSGDEDEAAAPTPSPGA, encoded by the coding sequence ATGCTCGGTACTGATCATCCGCATCTTCCCCGCGGCGGGCAGCGCCTTCCGATAACGACGTACCGCCTTCAGCTGACACCCGACTTTGGTTTCGCTCAGGCGCAGGCTGTGCTCCCTTACATCTCAAAACTGGGAGTCACCGACGTCTATGTTTCACCGATCCTCACTCCCGTTCCGGGTTCTCAGCATGGCTACGACGTTGTGGATCATTCGCGGATCAATCCGGAGCTCGGAGGCCGAGAGGCTTTCGAGGAATTCTCGCGCGAAGCGCACCGGCTGGGGCTTTTCGTTGTTGTGGATATCGTGCCCAACCACATGGCGGTTCCAACTCCCGTGTGGCTCAACCGACCGCTGTGGTCGGTGCTCAAACACGGGAAACAGTCGTCATTCGCACGCTGGTTCGACGTTGCCACAGACGAGAAAATCCTCATGCCGATCCTGGGTTCGCGCATCGGGCAGGTGCTGAGTTCAGGTGAACTTCAACTTGAGCACATGGTGATCCCAACTGAGCCTCAGCACGGAAAACAGTGGGTTCTGCGCTACTACGACCATGTTTTCCCCGTTGCTGAGGGCACCGAGTCTCTCCCCTTGGCTGTCCTCGTTGATCGGCAACCCTATCGCCTCGCACACTGGAAAGTCGGAAACGAAGAACTCAACTACCGCAGGTTCTTCGACGTGGGAACGCTCGCGGGAATTCGCGTTGAACGCCCCGAGGTATTCGAAGCAACGCACGCGTTACTCCTTGAACTTTTCAACGCGGGATTCATCAACGCCTTCCGCGTGGATCACCCCGACGGCCTCGCTGACCCTCAAGGCTACCTCGCTCACTTGAGCGAGCGCACGGGAGGTGCGTGGATCGCTGCGGAAAAGATCCTCGAAGGATCCGAGCAGCTCCCCGCGGACTGGCCCGTCGCCGGAACAACGGGCTATGACATGTCGTGGCGGATCCATGCGCTCCAAATTCCCCCGCGGGCGGCGATGCCCCTCGGGGCCCTCATGCAGCAGATCACCGGAGATTCTCCGTCTTCCTGGCATGAGATTGAGCGCAGCTGCAAGCTCCAGATCCTTGAGACATCTCTTGCGGCGGAGGTGCGTCGAGTCGGAACGCTGATCCGTGACATCTGCCGTGAGGATATTCGACTGCGCGACCACACCCTGAGAGGAATTGTTGAATGTTTGGGTGCCCTCGTCATCGAGATGCCCCAATACCGAACCTACATTGTCCCCGGTCATCCCGTTCCTAAGCTCTCGCGCGAATGCCTCGACCAGACACGCCAGCGGGCGATGGAGACCCTCGACCCCGATCTTGAAGACACGATGGATGTCATCTGTAGTCTCATCCTCGGTGAGGAAGTTGGGTCCGCTCCCCTATCTGACACAGATTCACGCTACGCCGAGGTCGCGGTGCGTTTCCAGCAGCTCTGCGGAGCCGTCATGGCAAAAGGCGTCGAAGACACGGCGTTTTACCGGTGGACACATCTGGTTTCCCAGACGGAAGTCGGTGGAGATCCCTCCCGCTTCGCCCTCGAACCCGATGACTTCCACGCATATGCCCACCAGATTCAAGAAACCTGGCCAGCAACAATGAGCGCGGGAACAACGCACGATTCCAAGAAGGGCGAAGATGTGCGCGCCCGCTTAGCGGCGTTGGCGTGGCATGCCGAGACCTGGGTGGCCGTGGTGTCGCGTCTACGGTCGATGACTCAGACCTCTCGTCCTCCCACGCTTGATGGTCGCATGGAGAATCTCCTGTGGCAGATCCTCGCGGGCACCCGCTCGAAGTCTGATCCGATGACCCCTGAGCGTCTGCGCGCCTACTTAACAAAGGCGGCGCGCGAAGAAAAGACGTGGACAACGTGGACGAGTCCCGATGAGGTTCGCGAGCGTGAGCTGCTTGATTTCGCCTCGGCCGTTCTTGCAGACCCAGCCGTTAACGACGTATTTGACGAATGGGACGGGATTATTGCCTCGTCGGTGCGGTGCACGGTTCTGACGTCGAAGGCTCTGGGACTGACGGTTCCGGGGGTGGCGGATATCTATCAGGGTTCAGAAGTCACGCGGTCGTCGCTAGTTGATCCGGACAACCGTCGCCCGGTTGACTTTGCGGAATTGGAGCGGATGCTCAGGGATGTTCGTTCGGGCACAGCTCAAGGGCTTGATGCCGAGAAGTTCCTGGTAACGCAGCGGATCGCTCAGTTAAGGGCCGCGGAGTCCCAGGCTTTTGTGTCAGCTGAGTCCACGTACGAGGCCCTACCGTCAACATCAAGCTTCGCGGTGGCCTTTGCCCGCGGGGACTCTCGTGGCCCACGTGTGGTGACGGTCGCTCAGCGTCTGCCCACGGCAGGATCCTCCCTTGACGGTTGGGGGGATCATTCGGTTGTTCTCCCCGAAGGGCAATGGCTAGACGTTCTGTCGGGACGGTCGTGGCCGGGCGGATCAGCTCCTCTGGGGCAGCTCCTTGCGTCCTTCCCGGTGGCGGTGCTGCGTCACGTGGATGCGGCCTCAATGTCAGGGGACGAGGACGAGGCGGCAGCTCCCACGCCCTCGCCGGGCGCATGA
- a CDS encoding SHIRT domain-containing protein, with amino-acid sequence MEHTPSLSRRPLRRYVGLAATTALASTVLLSFVSPTYALDREAAAATAPGTESLVESGVDRSGENTPADVSTDGSNGNTAGADETPEAPSGSASGSDGATESTDAPQSAPAENSESAARTDNDAPSYAGTVSLVGQWTDESTRRVDTQKEYVAATDKIGGPVPNQGSFRHLGKIFLGWSDQAPDSKTGALAPGARLFSAEDTISTAFPTGIGSDARLYGVYFSLTTPLDAPLPRDNLSLGLALLSGMNKITTAFGSSSVEINPGLRSDNTEEAERVADQTLPNTQRYSVEKTVTDKITTTTITDLYEHKDDTSTIHEVALRSEFTMNNEIAMLVYRNPPASNAYLPVLSRDYSKLLSGGAELSTASGKAAGYTYVDLDVLLDKGIVVPEVLNLEFSGYSWRPLYVLDEKRKPLPIVNPTTGEDLGATKTSFASLISNNNPNVRFGVKTHGTGHLTVRVILRHGPEEKISESSVVATPGSSIAETILQKMTLRSLGTHDLGADAKNQVLRINDATALQLVNDEIAPLKATGTVSGLAVADVGPIGSGIFSLPTKNALAIGPFRANIVALDYHRLYTVTYEFAARDGAQTLPKEVMALLPSAQSGKEKGDVITLTKPASVVTPEGTWEFVGWYADAYTPESQAVTEVTVGADHRLVGVWNFVEKPEETTPEEPEETTPEKPEETTPEEPEETTPEKPEETTPEEPEEITPEKPEEITPEKPEEITPEKPEEITPEKPEEITPPEAPEETVPENPNGTTPQGPGASSPQTPGGTSQTPSSVKKAKGKTPVSAKKLAVTGVNDLAIPALALLGLGMCALITRRRG; translated from the coding sequence ATGGAGCATACGCCCTCACTTTCACGACGTCCTTTGAGACGCTACGTTGGATTGGCTGCAACCACTGCACTCGCATCCACGGTCCTTTTATCCTTCGTTTCCCCTACATATGCTCTCGATCGAGAAGCCGCAGCGGCAACTGCGCCGGGGACTGAGTCCCTTGTTGAATCTGGCGTCGACAGAAGTGGCGAGAATACTCCCGCTGATGTGAGCACTGACGGCAGCAATGGCAACACCGCGGGAGCCGATGAAACACCGGAGGCCCCCTCGGGCTCAGCTTCCGGTTCTGACGGAGCCACCGAGTCCACAGATGCGCCGCAGTCAGCCCCTGCGGAGAACTCTGAATCGGCTGCTCGCACGGACAATGATGCACCGAGCTACGCTGGGACCGTGTCCCTCGTTGGTCAGTGGACGGATGAGTCCACTCGGCGTGTGGATACTCAAAAAGAATACGTGGCAGCAACGGATAAAATTGGCGGTCCCGTACCGAATCAAGGCTCTTTTCGGCATCTGGGAAAGATCTTCCTCGGCTGGAGTGATCAGGCACCTGACTCGAAGACTGGAGCTCTAGCTCCCGGGGCTCGTCTTTTCTCGGCTGAAGACACCATTTCCACTGCATTCCCCACGGGGATCGGAAGTGATGCCCGTCTCTATGGCGTGTACTTTTCTCTGACGACGCCTTTAGATGCCCCTCTTCCCCGAGATAACCTCAGCCTCGGACTTGCGCTCTTAAGCGGAATGAACAAAATTACCACAGCTTTTGGATCTAGCTCGGTGGAAATTAATCCGGGGCTTCGTTCTGATAACACAGAAGAAGCTGAACGCGTTGCCGACCAGACACTTCCGAATACCCAGCGTTATAGCGTCGAAAAAACGGTAACGGACAAGATCACAACAACGACGATCACTGATCTCTACGAACACAAGGACGACACGTCAACAATTCACGAGGTCGCTCTGCGGTCCGAATTCACCATGAACAACGAGATCGCCATGCTTGTCTACCGAAATCCTCCGGCATCGAACGCGTATCTTCCAGTGCTCAGTCGTGACTACTCAAAGCTCCTTTCCGGTGGTGCTGAGCTCAGCACAGCTAGTGGTAAGGCAGCTGGATACACCTACGTCGACCTCGATGTGTTGCTGGACAAGGGGATCGTTGTTCCTGAGGTTCTCAACCTTGAGTTTTCGGGATACTCGTGGCGCCCGCTCTACGTCCTCGATGAGAAGCGAAAACCGCTCCCCATTGTCAATCCGACAACGGGTGAGGATCTGGGGGCAACGAAGACGAGCTTCGCCTCACTGATCAGCAATAACAACCCGAACGTACGATTCGGCGTGAAAACTCACGGAACAGGTCACCTCACGGTCCGGGTGATTCTGCGGCACGGACCGGAGGAAAAGATCTCCGAGAGTTCCGTCGTTGCCACCCCCGGTTCCTCGATCGCCGAAACAATTCTTCAGAAGATGACGCTGCGTTCGCTGGGAACGCATGATCTTGGAGCAGACGCGAAGAATCAGGTTCTGCGGATCAACGATGCAACGGCACTTCAGCTTGTCAACGATGAGATCGCTCCGCTTAAAGCTACTGGCACGGTGTCTGGCCTGGCTGTCGCCGATGTTGGACCGATTGGTTCGGGAATTTTCTCACTGCCGACGAAGAACGCTCTGGCGATTGGTCCTTTCCGAGCAAATATCGTTGCGCTGGACTACCACCGTCTCTACACGGTGACATATGAATTCGCTGCACGTGATGGTGCCCAGACTCTTCCTAAGGAAGTCATGGCCTTGCTTCCTTCCGCGCAAAGCGGCAAGGAGAAGGGTGATGTCATCACGCTAACGAAGCCTGCGTCCGTCGTTACACCCGAAGGGACATGGGAGTTTGTTGGATGGTACGCCGACGCGTACACCCCGGAATCTCAAGCGGTCACAGAAGTCACTGTCGGCGCCGACCATCGCCTGGTGGGTGTGTGGAACTTCGTTGAGAAGCCGGAAGAGACCACGCCTGAGGAACCGGAAGAGACCACTCCTGAGAAGCCGGAAGAGACCACGCCTGAGGAACCGGAAGAGACCACTCCTGAGAAGCCGGAAGAGACCACTCCTGAGGAACCGGAAGAAATCACACCTGAGAAACCGGAAGAAATCACACCTGAGAAACCGGAAGAAATCACACCTGAGAAACCGGAAGAAATCACACCTGAGAAACCGGAAGAAATCACACCACCTGAGGCTCCGGAGGAAACCGTGCCGGAGAATCCGAATGGCACCACACCACAGGGGCCGGGTGCATCGTCTCCGCAGACACCAGGGGGAACGTCCCAGACTCCAAGCAGTGTGAAGAAAGCCAAGGGGAAGACACCGGTATCGGCTAAGAAACTGGCGGTGACAGGTGTCAACGATCTGGCGATCCCTGCACTGGCACTGCTGGGTCTTGGGATGTGTGCTCTGATCACGCGTCGGCGAGGGTAG